The nucleotide window GTTCCGCGTTCCGGTCCCGACGGTGTCCGTCGTGGACCTCACGGTCAAAACCACCCGGGACACCAGCTATGCCGAGATTTCCGACGCCATGAAGCGCGCCAGCGAGACCTACCTGAAGGGGATTCTCGAGTGGACCTCGGACGAGGTGGTGTCCAGCGACTTCATCCATAGCAGCGCCTCGTCGGTGTTTGACGCCGGCTCGGGGATCGAGCTGAACAAGCGGTTCTTCAAGCTGGTGAGCTGGTATGACAACGAGTGGGGCTACAGCAACCGGGTCGGGGACCTGGTGAAGCTGATCCTTGCCAAGGGACTCTGAACCCACCGCCTGGAGGCTCACGGGCCGGGAGCGGGGTGAATCCATCCCTCGCCCCGGCCCGCTTTCGTTTTGGAGGACTCCATCGGCGGGGCCTCCCTGCGCGGTCAGGGATTAAAGGGCATCTGGGTGAGAATCGCCGTGCGGACATCCGCCAGCGGCTTGCCCGTGCGGGCCGCGTAGCCGGCACCCATGCCCGCGGTGAGCGCGGTCGCCGGAGACGTGCCGTTCACCACCCAGTTCATGCCATTGAAGGGGACCACGCTCGTGCCCGGGGCGCCCACGTCCACATAGCTGCCATAGTTGGCCCAGGGCATGCGCTGTCCGTCACGGTTGATCGCGCTGACGGCGATGACTGCCGGATCCGCTGCGGGAAAGAAGGGGGCATCCGTACCGTGGTTGCCCGCCGCGACGAAAACCAGTCCGCCCTGATTGACGAACGAGCCGAGGGCATCGCTCAGCAGGGGGCTTCCGTTGGGGCCACCGAGGCTCAGACTCAGAATGGACACGCCATCCTGCGCGGCCTGGAACACCGCCTGGGTCACGTCAAAGGTCGTGGCAGCCTCGTTGCCCCCGTAGGCATTGTACAACCGGAGGCGAACGGTGGACCCGCCCTCGGAGTTGTCGGCCATCTCCAGTCCCTTGAGGAAGGTTTCGGCCATGGCCGTGCCGTGCCAGATCCCCTCGTCGGCCGGCTGTCCGGGCACGATGTCCGTCCGGGACAGCACAAAAGCCTCCCGACCGTTGGAGAGCGGTTGCGCGGCCGTATCAATGATCCCGACCACGAGCTGTTCGCCATCCGGGGCAAACCGGGGCTGGAGGGTGCCGCCCGCCGCCGCTGCCGGTGTCGCGACGTCGGACGCAGCCTCCGCGGGCAGTTCCCACCGGTAGTTGTTTTCCACCGCGGCCACCTCCTCAAGCAGCGCCTCCAGTTTGCGGCGGGCTGCCTCGGCCGCCTCCGGGGTCTCGAAGCGCAGGCGGTAGGCGTTGGCCGACGCCAACTTGCCCACCACCACGCCGCCCAGGGATTGGGCGAGGGATTCAATGGATCCCTTGAAGCCGGGCTTAAGGCGGACAATCAGTTCGTTGACAATGCGCCCCGCCCTCGGGGGCATCGCAATCCGGCGGGTGGCCTGGTCGCGATCCGTCCGGTAGATCAGCAGACGGGAAGGACCGGAAGCCTGGGGTTGGAGGGAGAAGTTGAGACCGCCGAGGAGCCGGGTCAGGGCCTGGCGCGGTGCCAGGTCCGAGAATGTGGCGT belongs to Verrucomicrobiia bacterium and includes:
- a CDS encoding S8 family serine peptidase, which codes for MILRFGQRPLWLIACVALAVLPALPVRGATQDPAASSLNWVASSNRVDARISGWPLTRVLGRIAEATGWDVYVEPGTDRPIHATFSDLAPRQALTRLLGGLNFSLQPQASGPSRLLIYRTDRDQATRRIAMPPRAGRIVNELIVRLKPGFKGSIESLAQSLGGVVVGKLASANAYRLRFETPEAAEAARRKLEALLEEVAAVENNYRWELPAEAASDVATPAAAAGGTLQPRFAPDGEQLVVGIIDTAAQPLSNGREAFVLSRTDIVPGQPADEGIWHGTAMAETFLKGLEMADNSEGGSTVRLRLYNAYGGNEAATTFDVTQAVFQAAQDGVSILSLSLGGPNGSPLLSDALGSFVNQGGLVFVAAGNHGTDAPFFPAADPAVIAVSAINRDGQRMPWANYGSYVDVGAPGTSVVPFNGMNWVVNGTSPATALTAGMGAGYAARTGKPLADVRTAILTQMPFNP